One Nostoc sp. UHCC 0302 DNA window includes the following coding sequences:
- a CDS encoding transcriptional repressor yields the protein MTVYSSTSLKAELNERGWRLTPQRETILHIFQELPQGEHLSAEDLYHRLETDGEGISLSTIYRTLKLMARMGILRELELGEGHKHYELNQPYPHHHHHLICVRCNSTIEFKNDSILKIGAKTAQKEGFHLLDCQMTIHAVCPKCQRALMPL from the coding sequence ATGACTGTCTACTCATCTACTTCACTTAAGGCAGAACTAAACGAGCGAGGCTGGCGTTTAACTCCCCAGCGCGAAACAATTTTACACATTTTTCAAGAACTTCCGCAAGGTGAACATCTCAGTGCGGAGGATCTTTATCACCGGTTGGAAACTGACGGTGAAGGAATTAGTCTATCAACTATCTATCGGACTTTAAAGTTGATGGCAAGAATGGGAATTTTGCGGGAATTAGAACTGGGAGAAGGACATAAGCATTATGAACTCAACCAGCCGTACCCCCATCACCACCACCACTTGATCTGTGTTAGGTGCAACTCAACCATTGAGTTTAAAAACGACTCAATTTTAAAAATTGGGGCGAAAACTGCTCAAAAAGAAGGTTTTCACCTGCTTGACTGTCAAATGACAATTCATGCAGTTTGCCCCAAGTGCCAACGGGCATTGATGCCCCTCTAG
- a CDS encoding peptidoglycan-binding protein → MENLAYLHLAFAYEDTKPSELISLSSLLNKTAAPDWRRLSSRAWKYMLPLALSLSVLSAVSSVMALERGDQGPSVRNLQQQLKRAGFYSAPVSQIYDISTEEAVRRFQKTAGLPVDGIVGANTLDKLSNWRTATASTQANKPAASKQAKKTTVVSSTSSQPRNSNLLVKGDEGENVRVLQERLRIAGFYYGNATGIFGPITEEAVKRFQASYKLAVDGVVGPATLRKLPPIGVGEGEEAPEKVANRSKLRIGDRGEPVRVLQEQLIRAGYLEGEPNGYYGPYTADAVRRFQSSNFLAASGVAGPTTRAKLYSLVSTAPKSEFNVLEIQTRLRERGFYKGELNGLMADDTKKAIKQAQEFYGISLNDLKSGRF, encoded by the coding sequence ATGGAAAACCTTGCGTATCTGCATCTAGCTTTCGCCTACGAAGACACGAAACCCAGCGAATTAATTTCCCTGAGTTCTTTATTAAACAAAACAGCCGCACCAGACTGGAGAAGGCTTTCTAGTAGAGCTTGGAAGTATATGTTACCCTTAGCTCTTTCCTTGTCTGTTCTCAGCGCTGTCAGCAGTGTCATGGCATTGGAAAGAGGCGATCAAGGCCCTTCTGTCAGGAATCTACAACAACAGTTAAAAAGAGCAGGCTTTTATTCAGCTCCTGTCAGCCAAATATATGACATATCCACAGAAGAGGCTGTGCGGCGTTTTCAAAAAACCGCAGGCTTACCAGTGGATGGTATTGTCGGAGCCAACACCTTGGATAAATTGTCAAACTGGCGGACAGCAACAGCAAGCACACAAGCCAACAAACCTGCTGCAAGTAAACAAGCTAAAAAAACCACTGTAGTGAGTTCAACTAGCAGCCAGCCCCGCAATTCCAATCTCCTTGTTAAAGGGGATGAAGGTGAAAATGTCAGGGTTTTACAAGAAAGATTGCGAATCGCAGGCTTTTACTACGGGAATGCTACAGGAATATTTGGCCCAATTACCGAAGAAGCTGTAAAACGTTTCCAAGCATCATACAAATTAGCTGTTGACGGTGTTGTCGGCCCAGCTACACTACGCAAATTACCACCAATCGGAGTTGGTGAGGGAGAAGAGGCTCCCGAAAAGGTAGCTAATCGCAGTAAACTTCGCATAGGCGATCGCGGTGAGCCAGTTAGAGTTCTTCAAGAACAGTTAATTAGGGCAGGATATTTAGAGGGAGAGCCAAATGGCTACTATGGCCCTTATACTGCCGATGCTGTACGTCGCTTTCAATCGTCCAATTTCCTAGCAGCAAGTGGGGTTGCTGGCCCAACTACCAGAGCTAAGTTATATAGCTTAGTTAGTACTGCTCCTAAAAGTGAGTTTAATGTTCTAGAAATCCAAACACGGCTGAGAGAGAGAGGCTTTTATAAAGGTGAGCTGAACGGTCTAATGGCAGATGACACCAAAAAAGCAATTAAACAAGCTCAAGAATTTTACGGTATCAGTCTCAATGACCTAAAGAGCGGACGCTTTTAG